In Entomomonas moraniae, one DNA window encodes the following:
- the leuD gene encoding 3-isopropylmalate dehydratase small subunit — protein MKPYTKITGLVAPLDRANVDTDQIIPKQFLKSIKRTGFGVNLFDEWRYLDEGYPGQDCSKRPINKEFVLNQPRYQGATILIARKNFGCGSSREHAPWALDEYGFRTVIAPSYADIFFNNSFKNGLLPIILTEDEVDELLKAVEAKEGYQLTVDLASQTVTTPEGKQYHFEIDSFRKHCLLNGLDDIGLTLQDADAIRAFEIKHKESQPWLFRD, from the coding sequence ATGAAACCTTATACAAAAATCACTGGTTTAGTTGCTCCTTTAGATCGTGCAAATGTAGACACTGACCAAATTATTCCAAAGCAGTTTTTAAAATCGATTAAGCGCACAGGGTTTGGTGTGAACTTGTTTGATGAGTGGCGTTATTTAGATGAAGGTTATCCTGGGCAAGACTGCTCAAAGAGACCAATTAATAAAGAGTTTGTGTTAAATCAACCTCGTTATCAAGGGGCAACTATTTTAATCGCACGTAAAAATTTTGGTTGTGGTTCTTCTCGAGAACATGCGCCTTGGGCATTGGACGAATATGGTTTTAGAACAGTTATTGCACCAAGCTATGCCGATATTTTCTTTAACAATAGTTTTAAAAATGGCTTATTGCCGATTATTTTAACTGAAGATGAAGTTGATGAGTTACTTAAAGCGGTTGAGGCTAAAGAGGGCTATCAATTAACTGTTGATTTAGCTAGCCAGACAGTAACAACTCCTGAGGGCAAGCAATATCATTTTGAGATTGATTCATTCCGTAAACACTGTCTTTTAAATGGTTTGGATGATATTGGTTTGACATTGCAAGATGCTGATGCCATTCGTGCTTTCGAGATTAAGCATAAAGAGTCTCAACCTTGGTTATTTCGTGATTGA
- a CDS encoding TetR/AcrR family transcriptional regulator, translated as MAKYESKGQQLPQQPRGRPTRINREKIIEAAMKLPPQQLSMASVAAALGVKSPTLYYHIQSIDELHSLMVEKITWDLRVPVADTWQHWCKGFAYEFRRWLITEPIRLQLVEMIGPVAGAATDFITQCLESLNKLGYPRVLVVQSFFLLAQAVQDFVSREYEYYRQPANYQKIVEQMQQLITPIKANNKIHNLLVSEMQQLDFEKFFEFQIEITIAGLANYIQNHKEN; from the coding sequence ATGGCTAAATACGAATCTAAAGGACAACAGCTACCTCAGCAACCAAGGGGAAGACCAACACGAATAAATCGTGAAAAGATCATTGAGGCCGCAATGAAATTACCGCCTCAACAACTAAGTATGGCAAGTGTTGCGGCAGCTTTAGGGGTAAAATCACCAACATTGTATTACCATATTCAAAGTATTGATGAACTGCACTCATTAATGGTTGAAAAAATAACGTGGGATTTACGCGTGCCTGTTGCAGATACTTGGCAGCATTGGTGTAAGGGCTTTGCTTATGAGTTTAGGCGATGGTTGATAACTGAACCTATACGCTTGCAGTTAGTAGAAATGATTGGTCCAGTAGCAGGTGCAGCAACAGATTTTATAACTCAATGTTTAGAAAGCCTAAATAAATTAGGTTATCCACGGGTACTTGTTGTTCAATCATTTTTTTTATTAGCGCAAGCAGTACAAGACTTTGTTAGTAGAGAATATGAGTATTATCGACAACCTGCTAACTATCAAAAGATAGTTGAACAAATGCAACAGCTTATAACACCAATAAAAGCAAATAATAAAATACATAATTTATTAGTGAGTGAAATGCAGCAATTAGATTTTGAAAAGTTCTTTGAGTTTCAAATAGAAATCACCATAGCAGGATTAGCTAACTATATTCAGAATCATAAAGAGAACTAG
- a CDS encoding outer membrane lipoprotein-sorting protein — MKKYLIILIAVCFSLSCYANDLTGRDIAVLVDNADSSKDTHRYAVMMIERGNQKLIRKMEMWVKKYGKDRHSLNKFIEPIDIQDTQFLSWSYDDPKKEDDLWVYFPSENMVRRISGGGKKSAFMRSDFALEDMEYRHVDSDNHQFIKMDTINNRPTYVIESTAIPEKQHETNYSKRRIWVDKEYNLPVKIEYIDHNNRLTKTLQQGDFKQIDNIWTPTKLVMQNSLRNTRTLMQYSDTQYNTNIADNIFDQNKLKR; from the coding sequence ATGAAAAAATATTTAATTATCTTAATAGCTGTTTGTTTTTCTTTATCTTGCTATGCAAATGACTTAACAGGTCGAGATATTGCCGTATTGGTTGATAATGCTGATAGTTCAAAAGATACCCACCGTTATGCTGTGATGATGATCGAGCGTGGTAATCAAAAACTTATTCGTAAAATGGAAATGTGGGTTAAAAAATATGGTAAGGATCGCCATTCACTTAATAAGTTTATAGAACCTATTGATATTCAAGATACACAATTTTTATCTTGGTCTTATGATGATCCTAAAAAAGAAGATGACTTATGGGTCTACTTCCCTTCAGAAAACATGGTAAGACGTATTAGTGGTGGTGGCAAAAAGAGTGCTTTTATGCGCAGTGATTTTGCCTTAGAAGATATGGAATATCGCCATGTAGACAGTGACAATCATCAGTTTATCAAAATGGATACTATCAATAACAGACCCACTTATGTAATAGAATCCACCGCTATTCCAGAAAAGCAACACGAAACAAACTATAGCAAAAGACGTATTTGGGTAGATAAAGAATATAATCTACCTGTAAAAATAGAATATATAGACCATAACAATAGACTCACTAAAACTCTACAACAAGGTGACTTCAAACAAATAGACAATATTTGGACACCGACCAAATTAGTGATGCAAAACAGCTTACGTAATACTCGAACACTCATGCAGTATTCAGATACACAATATAATACAAATATTGCTGATAATATTTTTGATCAAAATAAGTTAAAACGATAA
- a CDS encoding efflux RND transporter permease subunit translates to MKAIINAILRYRIVCLILVALITLLAFPQLANLEIDNSNESFFQQNDQTKIRLEEFKQTFGNDDFIFILIDTQQPITTNHLKLIEQLVSELNQKVPYLDKITWIGNVESITGQQDTISIKPLINDFNLPPAQMNLLRNNIINDPAYRDRLIAKEGSAVGILLEFINYPDDSINPRKETPPIVEQIVANYPDLTTYIVGAPVMSYQIDADTAQEGPIWLLIALIAMACVLAFTTRSVIGVVIPLITVFIAIIWTMALVAVFGFKLNMLIIMLPTLLLCVGIGDTMHVIAEFRHFYLQGTTPHEAIQKTLAIIYKPLILTTVTTAVGYLAFVFTDLIPLKELGFQAALGAFIALLVTFIFALPLLSFTRLKPSNKTIVVDGKTKRSKDFFDRSLIFMCKMVLLYPKSIIIGFSVALLLAVVGVTQLKIETAFIHDLPTTDPLRQSFEFVDERMGGSMSIEFMFKTHKEDGVKELATIADIEKLQHYLNSHPMIMQTSSFLDQLKQMNRAVHENQQDFYKLPLSQAQVAEYLLLYESGGGKLLDQFVSFSFDTARIQARTKSLKLTDIQKLENDVNHFVKEQIPNRTIEATGGLSILSAVADYLAWGQLLSFTYAFIAIAIVMSLALRSIKLGLIAMVPNLLPILFSLGLMGLTGAKLNMIMVTLAPLILGVSIDDTIHFFSRYQYYFKKYGCYKEAYLHTISSVGRVLFFTTLVISAGFIGFAYTKYDGPFIFALISIFAYSTALLSDFLLTPLLFSIFKPLGTETQDNQLSDKASLEQLVINHS, encoded by the coding sequence TTGAAAGCTATTATTAATGCTATTCTTCGTTACCGAATTGTATGTTTAATTTTAGTAGCATTAATAACGCTGTTAGCTTTCCCACAATTAGCTAATTTAGAAATAGACAATTCTAACGAAAGTTTCTTTCAACAGAATGATCAAACCAAAATTCGCCTAGAAGAATTTAAACAAACCTTTGGTAATGATGATTTTATTTTTATTCTAATAGACACTCAGCAACCTATTACAACAAACCATTTAAAACTCATTGAACAATTAGTATCTGAACTTAATCAAAAAGTCCCCTATTTAGATAAGATTACTTGGATTGGCAATGTAGAATCCATAACAGGCCAACAAGATACAATTAGTATCAAGCCTCTTATTAATGATTTTAATTTACCTCCAGCACAGATGAATTTGTTAAGAAACAATATAATCAATGATCCAGCTTATCGTGATCGACTTATTGCCAAAGAAGGTAGTGCTGTAGGAATTCTATTAGAGTTTATAAATTATCCAGATGATAGTATTAACCCCCGTAAAGAAACACCTCCTATCGTTGAACAGATTGTAGCTAACTATCCAGATCTAACCACCTATATTGTTGGTGCTCCTGTAATGAGCTATCAAATAGATGCAGATACTGCACAGGAAGGCCCCATCTGGTTACTTATTGCCTTAATAGCTATGGCTTGTGTACTAGCCTTTACCACTCGTAGTGTTATTGGTGTAGTTATCCCATTAATTACTGTATTTATTGCCATTATTTGGACAATGGCATTAGTAGCAGTATTTGGCTTTAAGCTTAATATGCTCATTATTATGTTACCTACCTTATTGCTTTGTGTAGGCATTGGCGACACTATGCATGTAATAGCCGAGTTTAGACATTTCTATCTACAAGGCACTACCCCACATGAAGCTATTCAAAAAACCTTAGCAATTATTTATAAACCACTTATTCTAACTACTGTTACCACTGCAGTAGGCTATTTAGCTTTTGTGTTTACTGATTTAATTCCCCTTAAAGAATTAGGTTTTCAAGCAGCATTAGGTGCGTTTATTGCTTTACTAGTTACTTTTATTTTTGCATTACCTTTGTTGTCTTTTACAAGACTAAAACCTTCCAATAAAACTATTGTTGTTGATGGTAAAACCAAACGTTCTAAAGATTTCTTTGATCGCTCGTTAATCTTTATGTGCAAAATGGTTTTACTCTACCCTAAATCAATCATCATTGGTTTCAGTGTAGCGCTTTTATTGGCAGTAGTTGGTGTAACACAATTAAAAATAGAAACAGCCTTTATTCATGACTTGCCAACCACAGACCCTTTACGCCAATCTTTTGAATTTGTTGATGAGCGTATGGGTGGCTCAATGTCGATTGAGTTCATGTTTAAAACCCACAAGGAAGATGGTGTAAAAGAATTAGCTACTATCGCAGATATTGAAAAACTACAACATTATCTCAATAGTCATCCAATGATTATGCAAACCTCGAGTTTTTTAGATCAACTTAAACAAATGAATCGAGCTGTTCATGAAAACCAACAAGATTTTTATAAACTACCCTTATCACAAGCACAAGTAGCCGAGTATCTATTACTCTATGAATCAGGTGGTGGTAAATTATTAGATCAGTTTGTTAGTTTCTCTTTTGATACTGCACGTATCCAAGCACGAACAAAATCACTAAAACTAACTGATATTCAAAAATTAGAAAATGATGTTAATCATTTTGTAAAAGAGCAAATACCTAATAGAACGATTGAAGCAACAGGCGGTTTAAGTATTCTTAGTGCTGTAGCAGATTATTTAGCATGGGGGCAATTACTTAGTTTTACTTATGCATTCATTGCCATTGCTATTGTTATGTCTCTTGCATTACGTTCTATAAAATTAGGTTTAATTGCGATGGTGCCTAATTTATTACCTATTTTATTTAGTCTCGGTCTGATGGGATTAACAGGGGCTAAATTGAATATGATTATGGTAACACTTGCTCCTCTTATTCTAGGCGTTTCTATTGATGATACTATTCATTTCTTTAGTCGTTACCAATATTATTTCAAAAAATATGGCTGCTATAAAGAAGCCTATTTACATACGATTTCTAGCGTAGGGCGAGTGTTATTTTTCACTACGCTAGTAATAAGTGCTGGCTTTATTGGCTTTGCTTATACCAAATATGATGGCCCTTTTATATTTGCTCTTATATCTATCTTTGCTTATAGCACAGCATTACTTTCTGACTTTTTATTAACCCCTCTTTTATTTTCTATTTTTAAACCATTAGGCACTGAAACCCAAGATAACCAACTTTCAGATAAAGCTTCCTTAGAGCAGCTTGTTATTAATCATTCATAG
- a CDS encoding ABC transporter ATP-binding protein, with protein sequence MLIKWFAPLQRVIHYSGRKPQMFYQGVLLRIAERIFDLLPFFIAYLWFSYIYKQINTLNQQQLIISLVVVIISLVVVLILQLICSYYGYLKSFVGSYHIIAGYRERIIDQIHAMPLGEIQNQRVGELTEVVTSDVKKLEGIFTHSVADILSASCASLVIFLVLVCYNWQLALALIIPLPIAVVILEKVKKYFLLQSKQKQQLFAQISGLLVEFIMGIRTLRLFNKSELWLNKLNLQFIKLKDNNLQVEAFGGGAVMLFRLLVEFGLVALLVMMAYLITAKQVTPLDWLLFILIGHKLLQPLLTLPESITIFRYAIESETLLQQLLDTPLLKEPQQPKKISNFTIALENVSFSYEVKPILQDISFTVPQGTLTAIVGPSGSGKTTLLNLLARFYEPQQGTIKIGGIAIDEIGTEGLYQYLSMVFQQVLLHQGSIVDNVAIGSPNASQQQIEEACKVAYCDNFINNLEHGYQTVIGETGSGLSGGERQRISIARALLKDAPILLLDEATASVDPIAQYEIQQALSKLAQGRTVVMIAHRLNTIRYAEQIIVLDQGKIVGCGKHNDLLKHNKLYQQLWQAQSIEHLIAEEN encoded by the coding sequence ATGTTAATAAAATGGTTTGCCCCGTTACAACGAGTTATTCATTACAGTGGTAGAAAGCCACAAATGTTTTATCAAGGGGTATTACTGCGTATAGCAGAACGTATTTTTGATTTACTACCTTTCTTTATTGCCTATCTATGGTTTAGCTATATTTATAAGCAAATAAATACTCTTAATCAGCAACAACTGATTATTAGCTTAGTAGTTGTAATAATTAGTTTGGTGGTAGTTTTGATACTACAATTAATTTGTAGTTATTATGGCTATTTAAAATCTTTTGTGGGTAGCTATCATATTATAGCAGGCTACAGAGAAAGAATAATCGATCAAATACATGCTATGCCGCTAGGTGAAATACAAAACCAACGGGTAGGCGAATTAACTGAAGTAGTTACTAGTGATGTTAAAAAATTAGAAGGTATTTTTACTCATTCAGTAGCAGATATTTTATCGGCTAGCTGTGCTAGTTTAGTGATATTTCTTGTCTTGGTCTGCTATAACTGGCAACTTGCATTAGCATTGATTATCCCTTTGCCTATAGCAGTAGTCATTTTAGAAAAAGTTAAAAAATATTTTTTATTACAGAGTAAACAAAAACAGCAATTATTTGCTCAGATTTCTGGTTTATTAGTTGAGTTTATAATGGGTATTAGAACATTACGTTTATTCAATAAATCAGAACTATGGCTTAATAAACTTAATCTGCAATTTATTAAATTAAAGGATAATAATTTGCAGGTAGAAGCCTTTGGTGGCGGTGCTGTAATGTTATTTAGGCTACTGGTTGAATTTGGTTTAGTAGCCCTGTTAGTAATGATGGCTTATTTAATTACAGCTAAACAAGTGACACCTCTGGATTGGTTATTATTTATTTTAATTGGACATAAGCTATTACAACCTTTATTAACTTTACCTGAAAGTATTACTATTTTTCGTTATGCGATTGAGAGTGAAACTCTTCTGCAACAGCTATTAGATACACCATTATTAAAAGAGCCACAACAACCTAAAAAGATTAGTAACTTTACTATAGCATTAGAAAATGTCAGTTTTAGTTATGAAGTAAAACCAATTTTACAAGATATTAGTTTTACCGTACCGCAAGGTACCTTAACAGCTATTGTTGGTCCATCAGGCTCTGGAAAAACTACTTTATTAAACTTGTTAGCACGTTTTTATGAGCCACAACAAGGTACAATTAAAATAGGTGGTATAGCTATTGATGAGATTGGTACAGAAGGACTTTATCAATATCTTAGTATGGTTTTTCAACAAGTATTATTACATCAAGGCAGTATCGTAGATAATGTTGCTATTGGTAGTCCTAATGCTTCCCAGCAGCAAATAGAAGAAGCCTGTAAAGTTGCCTATTGTGATAATTTTATAAATAATCTTGAGCATGGTTATCAAACAGTTATTGGTGAGACAGGTAGTGGGCTATCAGGTGGTGAAAGGCAACGTATTTCAATAGCTCGTGCTTTGTTAAAAGATGCACCTATTTTATTGCTCGATGAAGCCACCGCCTCAGTAGATCCAATTGCTCAATATGAAATTCAGCAAGCACTTTCCAAATTAGCTCAAGGGCGAACTGTAGTAATGATTGCTCACCGCTTAAATACCATCCGTTATGCTGAGCAAATTATTGTATTGGATCAGGGGAAAATAGTTGGTTGTGGTAAACATAATGATTTATTAAAACATAACAAGTTATATCAACAATTATGGCAAGCACAGAGTATTGAGCATTTAATAGCAGAAGAAAATTAG
- a CDS encoding TonB-dependent receptor, with protein sequence MVLCKLFPLYSFLLSICCFTAYADDTFNFNLNEQTEFKKNWRFSNTLESRNRKFTHQQRWLSTRQRLNSSLLYEQEAWKAYINTYLDYDPSTYRYQPTTQADLNEAYVVFHGSAVDLPATQLTIGKQRITWGTTDGRSTIDLLNATYLRDPIANGRTIQKRPSWLMRLEQQFSFGAVDLVVMPFGRERKLPKYGSPWEPDSFHQLREYEKLGLIQLSKKYNPHKPELGLRFTQYNQGYDWGFAYFEGYSDLPAAKVKANNHILLEPTKQRTWNINAAVSQNSNTYRIEAAYTDQLPVYNKQGSLYFSELQQIILGWDRNFNDNLYANIQLFWDHYPNYKDNYGATFAINKPFFNDTLTLGVSGFYGYNNEHSIESYAEYAYNDHWTFIARLYVLGGGYSQSLFRSYANNDFIELGFRYFF encoded by the coding sequence ATGGTGCTTTGCAAACTGTTTCCTTTATACAGCTTTTTATTATCGATATGCTGTTTCACTGCTTATGCAGATGATACCTTTAATTTTAACTTAAATGAGCAAACAGAATTCAAAAAAAATTGGCGTTTTTCTAATACCTTAGAAAGTCGTAATAGAAAATTTACTCATCAACAACGTTGGCTTTCTACAAGACAACGCTTGAATAGTAGTTTATTGTATGAACAAGAAGCATGGAAAGCCTATATCAATACCTATCTTGATTATGACCCTAGTACCTATCGTTATCAACCAACCACACAAGCTGATTTAAATGAAGCTTATGTAGTTTTTCATGGTTCAGCTGTTGATTTACCTGCTACTCAATTAACTATTGGGAAGCAAAGAATCACTTGGGGTACAACAGATGGGCGCAGTACTATCGATTTACTAAATGCGACCTATTTAAGAGATCCCATTGCTAATGGTAGAACCATTCAAAAACGTCCTTCCTGGTTAATGCGCTTAGAACAACAGTTCTCATTTGGTGCAGTTGACTTAGTAGTTATGCCCTTTGGCCGTGAACGTAAACTACCCAAATATGGTAGCCCTTGGGAACCAGATTCTTTTCATCAACTAAGAGAATATGAAAAACTAGGTTTGATTCAACTAAGTAAGAAATATAATCCCCATAAACCAGAATTAGGTCTTAGATTTACCCAATATAACCAAGGTTATGATTGGGGTTTTGCTTACTTTGAAGGCTATTCTGATTTACCTGCAGCTAAGGTAAAAGCTAACAACCATATTTTATTAGAACCAACTAAGCAACGCACATGGAATATTAATGCAGCCGTAAGTCAAAATAGTAATACTTATCGTATTGAAGCCGCTTATACAGATCAACTACCTGTTTATAACAAACAAGGTTCACTCTATTTTTCTGAACTACAACAGATTATTTTAGGTTGGGATAGAAACTTTAATGATAATTTATACGCCAATATTCAATTATTTTGGGATCACTATCCTAATTACAAAGATAACTATGGCGCTACATTTGCTATTAACAAACCCTTTTTTAATGACACATTAACATTAGGTGTTAGTGGTTTTTATGGCTATAACAATGAACACTCTATAGAAAGTTATGCGGAATACGCTTATAACGACCACTGGACTTTTATCGCTCGCTTATATGTACTAGGTGGCGGTTACTCACAAAGCCTATTCCGTTCCTATGCTAACAATGATTTTATTGAATTAGGTTTTAGATACTTCTTTTAA
- a CDS encoding class I SAM-dependent methyltransferase, with amino-acid sequence MTDHKQVVDRQFGEQANAYLSSAVHAQGDEFKLLQEAVSKQTHANVLDLGCGAGHVSFQVAPFVNKVIAYDLSGSMLEVVAKASQEKQLKNIETAQGVAESLPFADNSFDFVFSRYSAHHWQDLGIALREVKRVLKLSGIAAFIDVVSPEQPLLDTYLQTVEVLRDTSHVRDYSVAEWIRQMGEAGLLVTKHHKQKLRLEFNSWVTRMRTPDVYKNAILSLQQSMAQEVRDYFEIDQQGSFSTDVVVVWATTL; translated from the coding sequence GTGACTGACCATAAGCAAGTGGTTGATAGGCAGTTTGGTGAGCAGGCTAATGCTTATTTAAGCAGTGCTGTTCACGCACAAGGTGATGAGTTTAAACTATTACAGGAAGCTGTTTCTAAACAGACCCATGCCAACGTATTAGATTTGGGTTGTGGTGCAGGGCATGTGAGCTTTCAGGTGGCACCTTTTGTTAACAAAGTGATTGCTTACGATCTTTCGGGTTCTATGCTTGAGGTGGTAGCTAAGGCAAGCCAAGAAAAGCAACTGAAGAATATTGAAACTGCTCAAGGGGTCGCTGAATCGTTACCTTTTGCTGATAATAGTTTTGATTTTGTGTTTAGTCGTTATTCTGCACACCATTGGCAAGATTTAGGTATTGCCTTACGTGAAGTAAAGCGTGTTTTAAAACTGTCAGGTATAGCTGCTTTCATTGATGTGGTTTCACCTGAGCAGCCACTGCTAGACACATATTTACAAACGGTTGAGGTGTTACGTGATACAAGCCATGTGCGTGATTACTCCGTTGCAGAGTGGATTAGGCAAATGGGAGAGGCGGGCTTACTGGTGACTAAACACCATAAGCAAAAGTTACGTTTAGAGTTTAATAGTTGGGTAACGCGTATGCGTACGCCTGATGTTTATAAAAATGCTATTTTGTCATTGCAGCAATCAATGGCGCAAGAAGTACGTGATTATTTTGAGATAGATCAACAGGGCTCGTTTTCTACCGATGTGGTGGTGGTATGGGCGACAACGTTATAG
- the leuC gene encoding 3-isopropylmalate dehydratase large subunit translates to MSAKTLYDKLWDQHLVKQRDDGSALIYIDRQILHEVTSPQAFEGLRLTHRKPWRIDANIATPDHNVPTTPDRKGGIDSITDPVSRLQVETLDENCDDFGILEFKMNDVRQGIVHVISPEQGATLPGMTIVCGDSHTSTHGALGALAHGIGTSEVEHVLATQCLVAKKMKNMLVKVEGKLSDGVTAKDVILAVIGKIGTAGGTGHAMEFAGSAIRDLSVEGRMTLCNMSIEAGARVGLVAVDDKTIEYVKGRPFAPTSDNWNKAVASWRALMSDEGATFDTVVELDATAIKPQVSWGTSPEMVLPVDATVPDPTKEADPIKRGSIERALKYMGLSANQSITDIKVDKVFIGSCTNSRIEDIREAAKVAKGRKVASNVKLAMVVPGSGLIKAQAEKEGLDKIFIEAGFEWREPGCSMCLAMNPDRLESGEHCASTSNRNFEGRQGNGGRTHLVSPAMAAAAAVTGHFIDVRELMKRGA, encoded by the coding sequence ATGTCTGCTAAGACGTTATACGATAAGTTGTGGGATCAACACTTGGTCAAACAGCGTGATGATGGTTCTGCTTTAATTTATATTGATCGCCAAATATTACATGAGGTGACTTCTCCACAAGCCTTTGAGGGGTTGCGTTTGACACATCGTAAACCATGGCGTATTGATGCTAATATTGCAACGCCTGATCATAATGTACCCACAACCCCGGATCGTAAAGGTGGTATTGACTCGATTACGGACCCTGTTTCTCGTTTGCAAGTAGAAACATTGGATGAGAATTGTGATGATTTTGGTATTTTAGAATTTAAAATGAATGATGTTCGCCAAGGAATCGTGCATGTTATCAGTCCAGAGCAGGGTGCTACGTTGCCAGGAATGACTATTGTTTGTGGTGACTCTCACACATCAACTCATGGTGCATTGGGCGCATTGGCTCATGGTATTGGTACGTCAGAAGTTGAGCATGTTTTAGCTACACAATGTTTAGTAGCAAAGAAAATGAAAAATATGCTTGTTAAGGTCGAAGGTAAGTTATCTGATGGTGTTACTGCGAAGGATGTCATTTTAGCAGTTATCGGTAAAATTGGTACAGCAGGTGGTACAGGGCATGCTATGGAGTTTGCAGGCAGTGCAATTCGTGACCTATCCGTTGAGGGGCGCATGACGTTGTGTAATATGTCGATTGAGGCCGGTGCACGTGTTGGTTTGGTAGCTGTTGATGATAAAACCATTGAGTATGTCAAAGGTAGGCCGTTTGCTCCAACAAGTGATAATTGGAATAAGGCTGTGGCTAGCTGGCGTGCGTTAATGTCTGATGAAGGCGCAACATTTGATACTGTTGTTGAGTTAGATGCAACAGCGATCAAACCCCAGGTCAGTTGGGGTACTTCGCCTGAAATGGTGTTGCCTGTAGATGCAACAGTACCCGATCCAACAAAAGAAGCTGATCCGATTAAACGTGGTTCCATTGAGCGTGCCTTAAAATATATGGGGTTATCAGCTAATCAATCCATTACAGATATTAAAGTGGATAAGGTGTTTATAGGTTCTTGTACTAACTCGCGAATTGAGGATATCCGTGAAGCGGCTAAAGTGGCGAAAGGTCGTAAAGTTGCATCAAATGTTAAATTGGCAATGGTTGTTCCTGGTTCAGGGTTAATTAAAGCACAAGCTGAAAAAGAAGGGTTAGATAAGATTTTTATTGAAGCAGGTTTTGAATGGCGCGAGCCTGGGTGCTCAATGTGTTTAGCCATGAACCCTGATCGTTTAGAAAGTGGTGAGCATTGTGCTTCAACCTCTAACCGTAATTTCGAGGGGCGTCAAGGTAATGGGGGGCGTACCCACTTGGTTAGCCCAGCTATGGCTGCCGCAGCAGCGGTAACAGGGCATTTTATTGATGTTCGTGAGTTAATGAAGAGAGGAGCGTAA